The Deltaproteobacteria bacterium nucleotide sequence TAACAGGGTTGATGTCCAATTCCGAGATACCGGATAGTGTGCTTGCAAGAAATGATAGTCTTTCCATAATTTCAACAAAACCGTTCCAGTCAATTCCTGCCTCACCCCTTAACCCTTTCAGTATCGGCGCTATTTTGAGAGATGCAAGCATCTCGTCCGCCTCTTTATGATCAACAGGGGCGATAGCGTAACTGATGTCCTTGAAGACCTCTGTATAAACACCACCCAGGCCGCAGGCGATGATGTGGTCGAATTGCGGGTCTTTCTTCAAGCCCAGAAGCAATTCATGCCCCTCTATCTGCTCCTGAATCTGAAAGGCCTCAACGTTTGCATCCCGTCGATGGCTGTGAACGTTTTCAACGACCCGGTCAAAGGCGCGAATCAGTTCCTCCAGGTTTTTGATTCCGGTCACAACGCCCCCCCATTCCGTCTTGTGAAGGAAGGCGGCCCCGGTCACCTTGAGTACCAGCGGGTAGGTCATTGTTGAGGCGACGGTTTCCAATTCTTCGCGGCTTTGTGCGATACCGCTTTTGACAACGGGGATGCCAAACAGATCCAATACGTGCAGCGCCTCCTCTCCGATCAACAGCTTCTGCGATCTGCCCTTTTCAGCAAGAGGCAGTAATTTTTCCGGATCGATGGAAAACGTCTTTTGAACGGGGACATGCCGATTCTTCGCCTGGTGATAGTTGTAGCAGAACGACAGCCCCTGGACTGCCTGTTCTATGGTATTAAAACAGGCCACACCGGGTGCCCAGTACTCCATCCACTTCATCGGAGCGCAGCAATTCCGTCAGTGCTGTGTTGACTGCCTGGGTATACTTACCGCCAATCATTCCAATCGGCCAGATGTCTATCGGATTGCTTACAGGAATCCAGTCCGGTATACCTGCTGTGAGTCTATCCGCCAACCCTTCGGGAATTTTTGCCAACGTAAGGCCGTACTCTTCACAAGCATCCGCCGTAATGATTCCGCCGGCTCCGGTGACGGTCACCACTCCAAGTCGCGGACCTTCCATCTCTTCCATGACAAGAAGGGCGCGAATCGCATCGGTCATTTCAGATCCGTTTTTTATCCGGATTATACCGGCCCGCTTGCAAACAGCATCAAAGACATGATCTTCTCCCACCAATGACCCCGTATGAGAAAGAGCCGCTTTCGCCCCTGCCTTGCTGCGGCCTGATTTATAGACGATAACCGGTTTCTTAAGGGTTACTTGTGACGCGAGCTTCAGAAAATCAGCGCCCCGTTTCATCCCTTCCATGTAAATGACAATAACCTTGGTTTCCGGGTCGGTGGCGAGATAAGCGAGGGAATCCACCACATCAACGTCGCAACCGTTACCGATGTCGATTGCCTTTCCCCAATGCTTGTACGCCATGTTCTGCGATGCAACCTGAATAACTCCCGTTTGGGCAATCAGCGAAACCGGTGAAAATATCTCGGGACGGACCAGATCAATAAATGCGGTAGTGAATTTTCTGAAGTTGTTTGCAACTCCCATTGTATTGGGACCCAGGATTCGAACGCTGTTTGCTTTGGCCTTTCTTTCGATTTCCTCCTGCATTTCCTTGCCTTTTCGATCGGCGTCGGCAAAACCTTGAGTAATGATGACTACCCGTTTGACACCCGCCGAAATACACTGATCCAGCATCGGGATAACCCGTTCTCTTCCAACAGATATCACCGCTAAATCGACCGTTTCCGGGACATCGGCGATTGAAGGATACACCTTCAGGCCGCAAATTTCCCTGGCGTTTGGATTTATGGGGAAGATCTTACCTTCAAAGCCATAACGCAGTAATGTTTCCGCGTTGTTGAAAGAACCATTGCCGGTGTTACGCGGAACGCCGATGAGAGCCACTGAAGCCGGGTCAAGAAATTTCTGCATCTGTATACACTCACTATTCTTTTAAAATTAACAGTTTGAACAATCCGTCATAATTTTGATTTCCCTGTTCCGCCCTGATGATCCTGCCGCCTGAGTGCCGGTAAAATAACACGTTCAGGAAAGTCTGTAAAGACGCCGTCAACCCCCATCGCTTCCAATCGTGCGATGTCGTCAGGCTGATTGACGGTATAGACAAACACTTTAAGGCCACGCTGATGTGCGCTCCTCAGGAATTCTTCATTTACGAGGTCAATACGGGGATGCACGGAGTATGCGGCACAACGTTGGGCAAATTTTTTATAGTGACGGCGAAGACCACCGATGATTATGCCGATCTTCATGTGGGAATCAAGTCTTTTGACGTTCAATAACTCACGATGATTGAACGAAGATACAATGAACTGATCGTAATTCCAGCCCTTCTTCCTTATGTACTCATTGATAAGAGAAACAGTCAAACCGGCTGTTTCAGGACCTTTGAGTTCAACATTAATTCCGACTCTGCGATCAGCGCAATCGAAAACCTCGCCAAGAGTGGGAATGCGCTGGCCTTTGCCCGCATCAAGGGATCGCAGATATTCAAATGTCTTGTCCATCACATAGCCGGCGCCGTTTGTTGTGCGTTCGAGCCTTTCATCGTGAATGACAAGCAACTTTCCCTCCACGGCAAACACATCCATTTCGATCCAGTCCGCACCCAGAACAATGGCTTTCTCTACCGCGGAGAGCGTGTTTTCCGGTTCATGTCCAGCCGCGCCGCGATGGGCAAAACAGAGGAGCTTTTTCATAGCAAGTACGTTTGATAAGAACTTTCTTTTTCGTGGGGGAAGTATAAGAAAAGCGGCCTTGTGAGTCAATGGAATAATGACCACAAAATGTGGGGAGCGCCGCCGATGATGATGAAAGGGATGTATCAAGGCGGATGTCCCTATTTCTCTACCGCATGGCTATCCTTCTTAATCAAAGCAACTCCCAGGATTGCCACTACACCTCCAATAAGTGTGACCGGCGGGGGAAGTTCATTAAGCATCACATCCCCAAGCAAGCAGACAAAAGGAATCAAAAACAGGAAGGATGACGATTTGGGTGCTCCTATGGCCTCAATTGTTTTGAAATAGAGAATGTAGGCAATGCCGGAAGAAACGGCGCCGCAGAACAAGACCCCCAGTATTGACCAGATGTCTACTATGAATTCCAGTGGCGCTGTCATCATATAAATCCCCAAAAATGGAACAATCAACACAGACGAGACGGTTAGTTGAATACTGAGTACCGCCACTCGATTTACACCCCCCAGGTAATGCAACGTGATAGTATATCCTGCCCAGGCAATCATAGCGATCGCTGAAAGAAAAATACCCAAATCCACATGAGGACCACTGTTTGATTTAAGGGAATTATAAAGAAATAAGAGGCCGCCGAGGAACCCAAGCGTAAACCCGACTGCTTTTTTTATCGTCAATTTCTCTTCAAGGAATACTATACCATAGATCAGCACCAGAGCAGGACATAAGTTGATGATGATAGACGTTGTCCCTGAGCTGACATATGCCTGGCTTTGATTAGCGGATAAGACAAATATTGAAGAGGCCAGAATGCTGATTCCTAACAACTTGACGTAGGGTTTCATCTGCCTGCATATTTGAGAAAGACGTCCCTTTTGCAAAAACAGGATCAGGATCATGGTAATGGCTCCCACAACATAACGTAAAAACCCTAAGAGGACACCGGAAATATGAAC carries:
- a CDS encoding acetate--CoA ligase family protein; protein product: MEYWAPGVACFNTIEQAVQGLSFCYNYHQAKNRHVPVQKTFSIDPEKLLPLAEKGRSQKLLIGEEALHVLDLFGIPVVKSGIAQSREELETVASTMTYPLVLKVTGAAFLHKTEWGGVVTGIKNLEELIRAFDRVVENVHSHRRDANVEAFQIQEQIEGHELLLGLKKDPQFDHIIACGLGGVYTEVFKDISYAIAPVDHKEADEMLASLKIAPILKGLRGEAGIDWNGFVEIMERLSFLASTLSGISELDINPVIATSTQCIAVDVRIMW
- a CDS encoding CoA-binding protein, giving the protein MQKFLDPASVALIGVPRNTGNGSFNNAETLLRYGFEGKIFPINPNAREICGLKVYPSIADVPETVDLAVISVGRERVIPMLDQCISAGVKRVVIITQGFADADRKGKEMQEEIERKAKANSVRILGPNTMGVANNFRKFTTAFIDLVRPEIFSPVSLIAQTGVIQVASQNMAYKHWGKAIDIGNGCDVDVVDSLAYLATDPETKVIVIYMEGMKRGADFLKLASQVTLKKPVIVYKSGRSKAGAKAALSHTGSLVGEDHVFDAVCKRAGIIRIKNGSEMTDAIRALLVMEEMEGPRLGVVTVTGAGGIITADACEEYGLTLAKIPEGLADRLTAGIPDWIPVSNPIDIWPIGMIGGKYTQAVNTALTELLRSDEVDGVLGTRCGLF
- a CDS encoding glycerophosphodiester phosphodiesterase family protein, whose protein sequence is MKKLLCFAHRGAAGHEPENTLSAVEKAIVLGADWIEMDVFAVEGKLLVIHDERLERTTNGAGYVMDKTFEYLRSLDAGKGQRIPTLGEVFDCADRRVGINVELKGPETAGLTVSLINEYIRKKGWNYDQFIVSSFNHRELLNVKRLDSHMKIGIIIGGLRRHYKKFAQRCAAYSVHPRIDLVNEEFLRSAHQRGLKVFVYTVNQPDDIARLEAMGVDGVFTDFPERVILPALRRQDHQGGTGKSKL
- a CDS encoding DMT family transporter, producing the protein MKASETGHPYFLLFLVILIWGINFIVGRCLSSPVLFGYVHISGVLLGFLRYVVGAITMILILFLQKGRLSQICRQMKPYVKLLGISILASSIFVLSANQSQAYVSSGTTSIIINLCPALVLIYGIVFLEEKLTIKKAVGFTLGFLGGLLFLYNSLKSNSGPHVDLGIFLSAIAMIAWAGYTITLHYLGGVNRVAVLSIQLTVSSVLIVPFLGIYMMTAPLEFIVDIWSILGVLFCGAVSSGIAYILYFKTIEAIGAPKSSSFLFLIPFVCLLGDVMLNELPPPVTLIGGVVAILGVALIKKDSHAVEK